The proteins below are encoded in one region of Pseudomonas entomophila L48:
- a CDS encoding non-ribosomal peptide synthetase, whose amino-acid sequence MNAQDARNLARRFLELPPQKRRIFLQALAREQVDFAQFPLVADVQAPERGLPSYAQQRMWFLWQLEPEGAAYNLPGAVALDGPLDRAAMEQALACLGERHQTLASAFQLDGERGLQQVPAAQPMRVVFEDLRELDPQAREATVRERAEVQAREPFDLQQGPLWRVRLLQLEAQRHVLLLTLHHIVSDGWSMNVLIDEFIRCYDAFARGQAMPLAPLPLQYADYALWQRAWLEAGEQERQLEYWQAALGDEHPVLELPIDFPRPATPSHRGTRHGFAIDAALAEQLRSFAQQHQASLFMVLLAAFDALLHRYSGQADLRVGVPIANRNRAEVEGLIGFFVNTQVLRCQLDADTTVAQLIAQVRDTALGAQAHQELPFERLVEALKLERSLAHNPLFQVMYNHQPLVTDLTALQTESGIRFGVIEWEGRTTQFDLSLDTWEKGGRLHAALTYADELFAPETIARMAEHWLNLLRAMVADPSQAVSRLPMLGQAELERQMHAWNPAGDGYDSLSRIDQCIVQQAQARPEALALVHGERRYSHAELDRWANRLAQRLVAAGVGPEVRVGVALPRTPQLVVALLAVFKAGGAYVPLDPDYPAERVAYMLEDSAARLVLSDGEVAERLGLQACCEVLLVDGDEQSLEAWPAEPPVNRASAQNLAYVIYTSGSTGRPKGVAIAHRNVLALLHWSRQVYRDEDIQGVLASTSICFDLSVWELFVTLAAGGYIVLARNALELPELPARDLVRLVNTVPSAIAALLRGGQLPAGVRIVNLAGEPLKQRLVDELYALPGLEHVYDLYGPSEDTTYSTWTRRQAGGRASIGRPLPHTAAYLLDSQLQPLPQGCGAELYLAGAGITRGYLGRPALTAERFVPDPFAGDGGRLYRTGDLVRYREGGELEYIGRIDHQVKVRGFRIELGEIEARLQAQASVHEVAVLAPDGPSGRQLVAYVVPVDAQLVEDAGAQDALRGTLRAALGEHLPDYMVPAAMLFLARLPLTPNGKLDRKALPAPDAMQAQREHVPPSGAREQALAQIWQALLGLEQVGALDNFFELGGDSIVSMQVVSRAREAGLALTPKDIFQFQTIRGLAQVAGQAQAQVEQGPASGEVPLTPIQHWFFDQAIPARGHWNQSLLLDAQAPLDANLLGKALAHLLEHHDSLRLRFVEQEDGWRQHYAEQAGEVLWLRQAQDDAEALAHCEAAQRSLDLAAGPLLRVMLLTLPEGRQQLLLVLHHLVVDGVSWRVLLDDLQQLYRQLLAGQPARLPLRGSSYQAWARQLHDALPRFSDQLPWWQAQLQAASVAELPCDNHAGALENRYEQKIESRFDAQLTRELLQVAPAAYRTQVNDLLLTALARVLCRWTAAPGALIELEGHGREDLFDGLDLSRSIGWFTSLHPLLLVPGDEPGAAIIAVKEQLRAVPDKGLGHGLLRRLGDAATRQALAALPQPRVTFNYLGQFDRQFDAQALLRPATSSGGQAQDPRAPLANWMTVEGQVYGGELALRWGFSREMFAPARIQALADDFSAELRALVAHCCAQEPGQASASDFPLAGLDSAGLAGLPLPVTQLEDLYPLSPMQQGMLFHGLYESTGGDYINQMRVDVDGLQPQRLRQAWQQAVDAHAILRTGFAWQGELPRPLQMVVRQAELPWRELDWSGRDDLDQALAQLARDDRAAGFDLHCPPLLRLTLVRTGPARHHLIQTCHHLLLDGWSNSRLLGEVLQRYAGQTPAPAQGRYRDYIQWLQGQDLALSEAFWRDQLAPLETPTRLAHALPAPQAEAGHGDHYQRFTPAFSERLGAFARQQKVTVNTLVQAAWLLLLQRCTGQDCVAFGATVAGRPAQLPGIEQQIGLFINTLPVIARPGLAQRLGDWLQQVQGINLALREHEHTPLYEVQRWSGQGSDTLFDTLLVFENYPLSAALAESAQAGVRFGNVGNLERTNYPLTLAVTLGERLEVHYSYLRAAFTRQAVEALAAQLECLLAQFIEGDAQVLAAFETVPSDARQTLLAMPPAVLGIEQSLWLHQLIEAQALRTPDAIALVADGQSLSYAWLNGRANQLAHRLVAEGVAPDVLVGIALPRGADLIVGLLAILKAGGAYVPLDPEYPAERLGYMLDDSGVDLVLGDARGEALLAGRHARLLRVDQLAFAGDDQGAPQVALDGHNLLCLLYTSGSTGRPKGVALEHGALLRHLLTMQRFYRIDSADRFLHFASLNFDWGTEQWLLPLISGARCILRGEGLWSTEQALEVIEREQASLVYFPTQYACQMAALAAGQGRAPSVRSFNVAGEAFPREGFEQIQAVLQPRYIVNGYGPTETVITPFLWEAEGDTRFTSAYAPIGRPVAGRSAYLLAEGLALQGDGLVGELYIGGCALARGYHARPSMTAERFVPDPFASTPGARLYRSGDLVRRLADGQMEYIGRVDHQVKIRGFRVETGEIEARLLARDEVAEAAVVAVPGPSGQQLVAYVVPCQGPLAEREAQAQLCEGLRAALADDLPDYMQPAHWQVLAALPLTPNGKLDRKALPQPDTRLLQQAHVAPRSELECLLARLWCEVLELPEVGLQDNFFDLGGHSLLATQVISRVRHTLGLDLPLRVLFEARDLAQFAAAVERAEAPGQGAPAPVLQALDPRQRQPLSFAQQRLWFLWQLEPQSSMYNIPRALQLDGELDVEAVRQAFQALLARHSVLRTTYAQDGGDSWQQVQPDMALPFTLHDLRELPEAKREAAVAEALEHEARAPFDLINGPLLRVALLRQADRQHLLLVTLHHIVADHWSFGILLREFVALYDAAVAATPASLPAPGLAYLDFAVWQRQWLEAGQLRRQLDYWQRTLGDDHRLTRLPGTAQPGVAGGTCQVHAFDFPAPLAEALRACAKARGLTLYMLLLAGFSLVLAQRCDSRRLRLGTDVANRNHAGVEEMVGFFVNQLVLQLELDEQASGAQWLERCRDVVIGASDHQDLPFDRLVEALRLPRQAGRSPLFAIKFIYQEGSLPMQAPQGLEVTSREAGQGATELDLIAEFVNGADRLTAAFKCDASLFAASDMADLFAQLQGVFERLLAQPEAPLAELLAHAAQVQATATQARTEARQAQLKAQHPMRRRARGVELQ is encoded by the coding sequence ATGAATGCACAAGACGCCCGCAACCTTGCCCGCCGATTCCTTGAATTGCCGCCGCAAAAGCGCAGGATCTTCTTGCAGGCACTGGCCCGGGAGCAGGTCGATTTCGCCCAGTTCCCCCTGGTAGCCGACGTGCAGGCGCCCGAGCGCGGCCTGCCGTCCTATGCCCAGCAACGCATGTGGTTCCTCTGGCAGCTGGAGCCCGAGGGCGCGGCCTACAACCTGCCGGGCGCCGTGGCGCTGGACGGGCCGTTGGACCGCGCGGCGATGGAGCAGGCCCTGGCCTGCCTGGGCGAGCGTCACCAGACCTTGGCCAGCGCTTTCCAGCTGGATGGCGAGCGCGGGCTGCAGCAGGTGCCGGCGGCGCAGCCGATGCGGGTGGTGTTCGAGGACCTGCGCGAACTCGACCCGCAAGCCCGCGAGGCTACCGTCCGCGAGCGCGCTGAAGTTCAGGCGCGCGAGCCGTTCGACCTGCAGCAGGGACCGCTGTGGCGGGTGCGCCTGTTGCAGTTGGAGGCGCAACGCCATGTGCTGCTGCTGACCTTGCACCACATCGTCTCCGATGGCTGGTCGATGAATGTGCTGATCGACGAGTTCATCCGCTGCTACGACGCCTTCGCCCGTGGCCAGGCCATGCCGCTGGCGCCGCTGCCGTTGCAGTACGCCGACTACGCGCTATGGCAGCGCGCCTGGCTCGAGGCCGGCGAGCAGGAGCGCCAGCTGGAATACTGGCAGGCAGCCCTGGGTGACGAGCACCCGGTGCTGGAACTGCCCATCGACTTCCCGCGCCCGGCCACCCCCAGCCATCGCGGCACGCGCCACGGCTTCGCCATCGACGCGGCGTTGGCCGAGCAACTGCGCAGCTTCGCCCAGCAGCACCAGGCCAGCCTGTTCATGGTCTTGCTGGCGGCGTTCGACGCCTTGCTCCACCGCTACAGCGGCCAGGCCGACCTGCGCGTCGGCGTGCCCATCGCCAACCGCAACCGCGCCGAGGTCGAGGGGCTGATCGGCTTCTTCGTCAACACCCAGGTGCTGCGCTGCCAGCTGGACGCGGACACCACCGTCGCGCAACTGATTGCCCAGGTGCGCGACACCGCCCTGGGCGCCCAGGCGCACCAGGAGCTGCCGTTCGAGCGCCTGGTCGAGGCGCTGAAGCTTGAGCGCAGCCTGGCGCACAACCCGCTGTTCCAGGTGATGTACAACCACCAGCCGCTGGTCACCGACCTGACGGCCCTGCAGACCGAGTCCGGCATCCGCTTCGGGGTGATCGAGTGGGAAGGGCGCACCACCCAGTTCGACCTGAGCCTGGACACCTGGGAGAAGGGCGGCCGGCTGCATGCGGCGTTGACCTACGCCGACGAACTGTTCGCTCCCGAGACCATCGCGCGCATGGCCGAACACTGGCTCAACCTGCTGCGGGCGATGGTCGCCGACCCGAGCCAGGCCGTCTCGCGGCTGCCGATGCTGGGGCAGGCGGAACTTGAGCGTCAGATGCACGCGTGGAACCCGGCAGGCGATGGCTACGACAGCCTGTCGCGCATCGACCAGTGCATCGTCCAACAGGCCCAGGCACGGCCCGAGGCCCTGGCGCTGGTGCACGGCGAGCGCCGCTACAGCCATGCCGAACTCGACCGCTGGGCCAACCGCCTGGCCCAGCGCCTGGTCGCCGCGGGCGTGGGGCCGGAGGTACGGGTCGGGGTGGCGCTGCCGCGCACACCGCAACTGGTGGTGGCGCTGCTGGCGGTGTTCAAGGCCGGTGGCGCCTATGTGCCGTTGGACCCGGACTACCCGGCCGAGCGGGTCGCCTACATGCTCGAGGACAGTGCCGCGCGCCTGGTGCTCAGTGATGGCGAAGTCGCCGAGCGTCTGGGGTTGCAGGCCTGCTGCGAAGTCTTGTTGGTGGACGGCGACGAGCAGTCCCTCGAAGCCTGGCCGGCCGAGCCACCGGTCAACCGTGCTTCGGCGCAGAACCTGGCCTACGTGATCTACACCTCCGGCTCCACCGGCCGCCCGAAAGGCGTGGCCATCGCCCACCGCAACGTCCTGGCCCTGCTGCACTGGTCGCGCCAGGTGTACCGCGACGAGGATATCCAGGGCGTGCTGGCGTCCACCTCGATCTGTTTCGACCTGTCGGTGTGGGAGCTGTTCGTCACCCTGGCGGCGGGTGGCTACATCGTCCTGGCGCGTAACGCGCTGGAGCTGCCTGAGTTGCCGGCGCGCGACCTGGTGCGGCTGGTCAACACCGTGCCGTCGGCAATCGCCGCGCTGCTGCGTGGCGGGCAACTGCCTGCCGGCGTGCGCATCGTCAACCTGGCCGGCGAACCGCTCAAGCAGCGCCTGGTCGATGAGCTGTACGCGCTGCCGGGGCTTGAGCACGTCTACGACCTGTACGGCCCCTCCGAGGACACCACCTATTCGACCTGGACCCGCCGCCAGGCCGGGGGCCGCGCCAGCATCGGCCGGCCACTGCCGCATACCGCGGCCTACCTGCTGGACAGCCAGCTACAGCCACTGCCCCAGGGCTGCGGCGCCGAGCTGTACCTGGCCGGCGCCGGCATCACCCGTGGCTACCTGGGGCGCCCGGCGCTGACCGCCGAGCGCTTTGTGCCCGACCCGTTCGCCGGCGACGGTGGCCGCCTGTACCGCACGGGCGACCTGGTGCGCTACCGCGAGGGCGGCGAGCTGGAGTACATCGGCCGCATCGACCACCAGGTCAAGGTGCGGGGTTTCCGTATCGAGCTGGGCGAGATCGAGGCGCGCTTGCAGGCGCAGGCAAGTGTTCATGAGGTGGCGGTGCTGGCGCCGGATGGGCCCAGTGGTCGCCAGCTGGTGGCCTATGTGGTGCCGGTCGATGCCCAGCTGGTCGAGGATGCCGGCGCGCAGGACGCCCTGCGTGGCACCCTGCGCGCAGCCCTGGGCGAGCACTTGCCCGACTACATGGTGCCGGCCGCGATGCTGTTCCTCGCGCGACTGCCGCTGACCCCCAACGGCAAGCTCGACCGCAAGGCCCTGCCAGCGCCGGACGCTATGCAGGCACAACGTGAGCACGTGCCGCCCAGTGGCGCGCGCGAGCAGGCCCTGGCGCAGATCTGGCAGGCGTTGCTGGGGCTGGAGCAAGTGGGCGCGCTGGACAACTTCTTCGAGCTGGGCGGCGACTCGATCGTCTCCATGCAGGTGGTCAGCCGCGCCCGCGAGGCGGGCCTGGCGCTGACCCCCAAGGATATCTTCCAGTTCCAGACCATTCGTGGCCTTGCCCAGGTCGCCGGCCAGGCCCAGGCGCAGGTGGAGCAGGGGCCGGCCAGTGGCGAGGTGCCGTTGACGCCGATCCAGCACTGGTTCTTCGACCAGGCGATTCCGGCCCGTGGGCATTGGAACCAATCGCTGTTGCTCGACGCCCAGGCACCGCTGGACGCCAACCTGCTGGGCAAGGCCCTGGCGCACCTGCTGGAGCACCATGACAGCCTGCGCCTGCGCTTTGTCGAACAGGAAGACGGCTGGCGCCAGCACTATGCCGAGCAGGCTGGCGAGGTGCTCTGGTTGCGCCAGGCGCAGGACGATGCCGAAGCCCTGGCCCACTGCGAAGCGGCCCAGCGCAGCCTGGATCTTGCTGCCGGCCCGTTGTTGCGGGTGATGCTGCTGACCCTGCCCGAGGGCCGCCAGCAGTTGCTGCTGGTGCTGCACCACCTAGTGGTCGATGGGGTGTCCTGGCGCGTGCTGCTCGATGACCTGCAGCAGCTCTATCGCCAGCTGCTGGCCGGCCAGCCCGCGCGCCTGCCGCTGCGCGGCAGCAGCTACCAGGCCTGGGCCCGCCAGTTGCACGACGCGTTGCCGCGCTTCAGCGACCAACTGCCGTGGTGGCAGGCGCAGTTGCAGGCCGCGTCGGTGGCCGAGCTGCCCTGCGACAACCATGCCGGCGCCCTGGAAAACCGCTACGAACAGAAGATCGAAAGCCGTTTCGACGCACAGCTCACCCGTGAGCTGCTGCAGGTGGCCCCGGCCGCCTACCGGACCCAGGTCAACGACCTGCTGCTGACCGCCCTGGCCCGGGTGCTGTGCCGCTGGACGGCGGCACCCGGCGCGCTGATCGAGCTGGAGGGCCATGGCCGCGAGGACCTGTTCGATGGCCTCGACCTGTCGCGCAGCATCGGTTGGTTCACCAGCCTGCACCCCTTGCTGCTGGTGCCGGGCGACGAGCCAGGCGCGGCAATCATTGCGGTCAAGGAGCAGTTGCGCGCGGTGCCGGACAAAGGCCTCGGCCACGGCCTGCTGCGCCGCCTGGGCGATGCCGCGACGCGCCAGGCCCTGGCGGCGCTGCCGCAGCCACGGGTCACCTTCAACTACCTGGGCCAGTTCGACCGCCAGTTCGACGCGCAGGCGCTGTTGCGCCCTGCCACCAGCAGTGGCGGCCAGGCCCAGGACCCACGGGCGCCGCTGGCCAACTGGATGACGGTCGAAGGGCAGGTGTACGGCGGCGAGCTGGCCCTGCGCTGGGGCTTCAGCCGCGAGATGTTCGCGCCGGCGCGTATCCAGGCCCTGGCCGATGATTTCAGCGCCGAACTGCGCGCCCTGGTAGCGCATTGCTGCGCCCAGGAGCCGGGCCAGGCCAGTGCCTCGGACTTCCCCCTGGCCGGCCTCGACAGCGCAGGCCTGGCCGGGCTGCCGCTGCCGGTCACCCAGCTGGAAGATCTCTACCCGTTGTCGCCGATGCAGCAGGGCATGCTGTTCCACGGGCTCTACGAGTCCACCGGTGGCGACTACATCAACCAGATGCGCGTGGACGTCGACGGCCTGCAACCACAGCGCCTGCGCCAGGCCTGGCAACAGGCGGTGGACGCTCACGCCATCCTGCGCACCGGTTTCGCCTGGCAGGGCGAGCTGCCGCGCCCATTGCAGATGGTGGTGCGTCAGGCCGAACTGCCCTGGCGCGAGCTGGACTGGAGTGGCCGCGATGACCTCGACCAGGCCCTGGCGCAGCTGGCCCGGGACGACCGCGCCGCAGGCTTCGACCTGCATTGCCCGCCGCTGTTGCGCCTGACCCTGGTGCGCACCGGCCCGGCCCGCCACCACCTGATCCAGACCTGCCACCACCTGCTGCTCGACGGCTGGAGCAATTCGCGCCTGCTGGGCGAGGTGCTGCAGCGCTACGCGGGACAAACGCCAGCGCCGGCCCAAGGGCGCTACCGCGACTACATCCAGTGGCTGCAAGGCCAGGACCTGGCGCTCAGCGAGGCGTTCTGGCGCGATCAGCTGGCGCCGCTGGAAACCCCGACCCGGCTCGCCCACGCCTTGCCCGCGCCACAGGCCGAAGCCGGCCATGGCGACCATTACCAGCGTTTCACCCCGGCCTTCAGCGAACGCCTGGGCGCCTTCGCCAGGCAGCAGAAGGTCACGGTCAACACCCTGGTGCAGGCGGCCTGGCTGCTGTTGTTGCAACGCTGCACCGGCCAGGATTGCGTGGCGTTCGGCGCCACCGTGGCGGGGCGCCCGGCGCAGTTGCCGGGCATCGAGCAGCAGATCGGCCTGTTCATCAACACCCTGCCGGTGATCGCCCGGCCTGGCCTGGCCCAGCGCCTGGGCGACTGGCTGCAGCAGGTGCAGGGCATCAACCTGGCCCTGCGCGAGCACGAGCACACGCCGCTGTACGAGGTCCAGCGCTGGTCGGGGCAGGGCAGCGATACACTGTTCGACACCCTGCTGGTGTTCGAGAACTACCCGCTGTCCGCCGCGCTGGCCGAGTCCGCCCAGGCTGGCGTGCGCTTCGGCAATGTCGGCAACCTTGAGCGCACCAACTACCCGCTGACCCTGGCGGTGACCCTGGGCGAGCGCCTGGAGGTGCACTACAGCTACCTGCGTGCAGCTTTCACCCGCCAGGCCGTGGAAGCCTTGGCGGCCCAGCTCGAATGCCTGCTGGCGCAGTTCATCGAAGGCGACGCGCAGGTGCTGGCAGCGTTTGAAACAGTGCCGAGTGATGCACGCCAGACTTTGTTGGCGATGCCACCAGCGGTTCTGGGTATTGAACAGTCGCTTTGGCTGCACCAGCTGATCGAGGCGCAGGCCCTGCGCACGCCGGATGCCATTGCCTTGGTCGCCGACGGGCAGTCGCTGAGCTATGCCTGGCTGAACGGCCGGGCCAACCAGCTGGCGCACCGGCTGGTGGCCGAAGGCGTCGCCCCCGACGTGCTGGTCGGTATCGCCCTGCCACGGGGCGCCGACCTGATCGTCGGCCTGCTGGCGATCCTCAAGGCCGGCGGCGCCTATGTGCCGCTGGACCCTGAATACCCCGCCGAGCGGCTGGGCTACATGCTCGACGACAGCGGCGTGGACCTGGTGCTCGGCGATGCCCGTGGCGAGGCGCTGCTCGCCGGGCGTCACGCACGGTTGCTGCGGGTCGACCAGTTGGCCTTCGCAGGCGATGACCAAGGCGCGCCGCAAGTGGCGCTCGATGGCCACAACCTGCTGTGCCTGCTGTATACCTCCGGTTCGACCGGGCGGCCCAAGGGCGTGGCGCTCGAACACGGCGCGCTGTTGCGCCACCTGCTGACCATGCAGCGCTTCTACCGCATCGACAGCGCCGACCGCTTCCTGCATTTCGCCTCGCTGAACTTCGACTGGGGCACCGAGCAATGGCTGTTGCCGCTGATCAGCGGCGCCCGCTGCATCCTGCGCGGCGAGGGGCTGTGGAGCACCGAGCAGGCGCTGGAAGTCATCGAGCGCGAGCAGGCCAGCCTGGTCTACTTCCCCACCCAGTACGCCTGCCAGATGGCCGCGCTGGCCGCAGGCCAGGGGCGGGCGCCGTCGGTGCGCTCGTTCAACGTGGCGGGCGAGGCCTTCCCGCGTGAAGGTTTCGAGCAAATCCAGGCGGTGTTGCAGCCGCGCTACATCGTCAACGGCTACGGCCCTACCGAGACGGTGATCACACCGTTCCTGTGGGAGGCCGAAGGCGATACTCGCTTCACCTCGGCCTACGCGCCCATCGGCCGACCAGTGGCCGGGCGCAGCGCCTACCTGCTGGCCGAAGGCCTGGCGCTGCAAGGCGATGGCCTGGTGGGCGAGCTCTATATCGGCGGTTGCGCCCTGGCCCGTGGCTACCACGCTCGACCCTCGATGACCGCCGAACGCTTCGTGCCGGATCCGTTCGCCAGCACGCCGGGGGCGCGCCTTTACCGCAGTGGCGACCTGGTGCGGCGCCTGGCTGACGGCCAGATGGAATACATCGGCCGGGTCGATCACCAGGTCAAGATCCGTGGTTTCCGGGTCGAGACCGGCGAGATCGAAGCGCGCCTGCTGGCTCGCGACGAGGTCGCCGAGGCGGCGGTGGTCGCCGTGCCGGGGCCATCCGGGCAACAACTGGTGGCCTACGTGGTGCCATGCCAGGGCCCGCTGGCCGAGCGTGAGGCCCAGGCCCAGCTGTGCGAAGGGCTGCGTGCGGCGCTGGCCGACGACCTGCCCGACTACATGCAGCCGGCCCATTGGCAGGTGCTGGCGGCGTTGCCGCTGACGCCCAACGGCAAGCTCGACCGCAAGGCCCTGCCGCAGCCCGACACGCGCCTGCTGCAACAGGCCCACGTGGCCCCGCGCAGCGAGCTGGAGTGCCTGTTGGCGCGCCTCTGGTGCGAAGTGCTGGAACTGCCGGAAGTCGGCTTGCAGGACAACTTCTTTGACCTGGGCGGCCATTCGTTGCTGGCCACCCAGGTGATCAGCCGGGTGCGCCACACCCTGGGACTCGACCTGCCGCTGCGGGTACTGTTCGAAGCCCGGGATCTGGCGCAGTTCGCCGCCGCCGTCGAGCGCGCCGAGGCGCCGGGGCAGGGTGCGCCGGCCCCAGTGCTGCAAGCGCTCGATCCGCGTCAGCGCCAGCCGTTGTCGTTCGCCCAGCAACGCCTGTGGTTCCTATGGCAACTGGAGCCGCAGAGCTCGATGTACAACATTCCGCGGGCCTTGCAGCTCGATGGCGAGCTGGATGTCGAGGCTGTACGCCAGGCCTTCCAGGCCCTGCTGGCGCGCCACTCGGTGTTGCGTACCACCTACGCCCAGGACGGCGGTGACAGCTGGCAACAAGTGCAACCGGACATGGCGCTGCCGTTCACCCTGCATGACTTGCGTGAATTGCCTGAGGCGAAGCGCGAGGCGGCGGTGGCCGAGGCTCTGGAGCATGAGGCGCGTGCGCCGTTCGACCTGATCAATGGGCCGCTGCTGCGCGTGGCCCTGCTGCGCCAGGCCGACCGCCAGCACCTGCTGCTGGTGACCTTGCACCATATCGTCGCCGACCACTGGTCGTTCGGCATCCTGCTGCGCGAGTTCGTCGCCCTCTACGACGCCGCCGTTGCCGCCACGCCGGCAAGCCTGCCGGCGCCGGGCCTGGCTTATCTCGACTTCGCCGTGTGGCAGCGGCAATGGCTGGAGGCCGGGCAGCTGCGCCGCCAGCTGGACTACTGGCAGCGCACCCTGGGCGATGACCATCGCCTCACGCGCCTGCCGGGCACGGCTCAGCCTGGTGTTGCCGGCGGCACCTGCCAGGTGCACGCCTTCGACTTCCCCGCGCCCCTGGCCGAGGCCCTGCGCGCCTGCGCCAAGGCCCGTGGCCTGACCCTGTACATGCTGTTGCTGGCGGGCTTCTCGCTGGTGCTGGCGCAGCGCTGCGACAGCCGCCGCCTGCGCCTGGGCACCGACGTGGCCAACCGCAACCACGCCGGGGTTGAAGAAATGGTCGGCTTCTTCGTTAACCAACTGGTACTGCAGCTCGAGCTGGACGAGCAGGCCAGTGGCGCGCAGTGGCTGGAACGCTGCCGCGACGTGGTGATCGGCGCGTCCGACCACCAGGACCTGCCCTTCGACCGTTTGGTCGAGGCCCTGCGTTTGCCACGCCAGGCCGGGCGTTCGCCGTTGTTCGCGATCAAGTTCATCTACCAGGAAGGCAGCCTGCCGATGCAGGCGCCGCAAGGCTTGGAGGTGACCAGCCGCGAAGCCGGGCAGGGCGCCACGGAGCTGGACCTGATCGCCGAGTTCGTCAACGGCGCCGACCGCCTCACCGCAGCCTTCAAGTGCGATGCCAGCCTGTTCGCCGCCAGCGACATGGCCGACCTGTTCGCCCAGCTGCAAGGGGTGTTCGAGCGCTTGCTGGCCCAGCCCGAGGCGCCGTTGGCCGAGCTGCTGGCCCATGCGGCGCAGGTCCAGGCCACGGCCACCCAGGCGCGCACCGAGGCGCGCCAGGCGCAGCTCAAGGCCCAGCATCCGATGCGCCGGCGCGCACGCGGGGTCGAGCTGCAGTAG
- a CDS encoding PepSY-associated TM helix domain-containing protein, with translation MARQPKKSKSKLWFLVHSWLALPIWFFVLIVCFTGMLAVVSQEIVWLANPDVRASKPDDAAQRLSFQQVLDALHKAEPDMAVRFLNQPDGSHFALNAGVTFPDGSSPTLYVNPYTGAIQGKSPNFNFEAFTRALHGWWLVPFTNGYSWGWYLVSLLGLPMLASLVTGLVVYKKFWKGFFKLPRRSHGPRIFWGDLHRLVGVWSIWFVATISITGTWFLIQAVLGDNHISITTEPVVPVIAREQVPLTADGSPAPRIDLDEATRIAQSSIPGLDVSFISVPATAYSHVSLGGRSWYPLMIQTAAVNPYTRAVDSQFLLGDRSALEFVTESMRPLHTGDFGGLPIKLIWAFFGLLLSLMVFSGLLIWTKRTAQATAAALKREERPRKARAANVLEVKP, from the coding sequence ATGGCCCGACAACCGAAAAAATCCAAGTCCAAACTGTGGTTCCTGGTGCACAGCTGGCTTGCCCTGCCGATCTGGTTCTTCGTCCTGATCGTCTGTTTCACCGGCATGCTCGCGGTGGTCAGCCAGGAGATCGTCTGGCTCGCCAACCCCGACGTGCGCGCCAGCAAGCCCGACGACGCGGCCCAGCGCCTGAGCTTCCAGCAGGTGCTCGACGCCCTGCACAAGGCCGAGCCGGACATGGCCGTGCGCTTTCTCAACCAGCCCGACGGCTCGCACTTCGCCCTCAACGCCGGGGTAACCTTCCCCGACGGCAGCTCGCCGACGCTGTACGTCAACCCCTACACCGGCGCCATCCAGGGCAAGAGCCCGAACTTCAACTTCGAGGCCTTCACCCGCGCCCTGCACGGTTGGTGGCTGGTGCCCTTCACCAACGGCTACAGCTGGGGCTGGTACCTGGTCTCGCTGCTGGGCCTGCCGATGCTGGCCTCGCTGGTGACCGGGCTGGTGGTGTACAAGAAGTTCTGGAAGGGCTTCTTCAAGCTGCCCCGGCGCAGCCATGGCCCACGTATCTTCTGGGGCGACCTGCACCGCCTGGTGGGCGTGTGGTCGATCTGGTTCGTCGCCACCATCTCGATCACCGGCACCTGGTTCCTGATCCAGGCGGTGCTGGGGGACAACCACATCAGCATTACCACCGAGCCCGTGGTGCCGGTCATCGCCCGTGAACAGGTGCCGCTCACCGCGGACGGCTCGCCGGCCCCGCGCATCGACCTGGACGAGGCCACGCGTATCGCCCAAAGCAGCATCCCGGGCCTGGACGTGAGCTTCATCTCGGTGCCGGCCACCGCCTACAGCCACGTCAGCCTCGGTGGGCGCAGCTGGTACCCGCTGATGATCCAGACCGCCGCGGTCAACCCCTATACCCGCGCCGTCGACAGCCAGTTCCTGCTCGGCGACCGTTCGGCCCTGGAGTTCGTCACCGAATCCATGCGCCCGCTGCACACCGGCGACTTCGGCGGCCTGCCGATCAAGCTGATCTGGGCGTTCTTCGGTTTGCTGCTGTCGCTGATGGTGTTCAGCGGCCTGCTGATCTGGACCAAACGCACCGCCCAGGCCACCGCGGCGGCGCTCAAGCGTGAGGAGCGCCCGCGCAAGGCGCGTGCGGCCAACGTATTGGAGGTCAAGCCATGA
- a CDS encoding DUF6162 family protein gives MSRAQVVRPAGAGHETLYVLLAAALILIVAATVVTLRGEREDEVAIAAHQLDARRDLNAAEQGIHTDLWVAVEEIRLLSEETGAAPAVEALAEESLPPFVADASQQSRGSHQWSKLDSGAYLGRSQDAQVAGSFLLIPAQAEGAQPDIWLRRDSSALAPDDLGRDALIAAGWQQVVTHYDAGVTRQHRH, from the coding sequence ATGAGCCGCGCCCAGGTCGTACGCCCGGCCGGCGCCGGGCATGAAACCCTGTATGTACTGCTGGCTGCCGCGCTGATCCTGATCGTCGCCGCCACCGTGGTGACGCTGCGCGGCGAGCGCGAGGACGAAGTGGCCATCGCCGCCCACCAGCTCGACGCCCGGCGCGACCTCAACGCCGCCGAACAGGGTATCCACACCGACCTGTGGGTGGCCGTCGAGGAGATCCGCCTTTTAAGCGAGGAAACCGGCGCCGCGCCCGCCGTCGAAGCGCTGGCCGAGGAAAGCCTGCCGCCCTTCGTCGCCGACGCCAGCCAGCAGAGCCGCGGCAGCCACCAGTGGTCAAAGCTCGACAGCGGCGCCTACCTCGGCCGCAGCCAGGATGCCCAGGTGGCCGGCAGCTTCCTGCTGATTCCGGCCCAGGCCGAAGGCGCCCAGCCCGATATCTGGCTGCGCCGCGACAGCAGCGCCCTGGCCCCCGACGACCTGGGCCGCGACGCTCTGATCGCCGCCGGCTGGCAACAGGTGGTCACCCACTACGACGCCGGGGTCACCCGCCAACACCGTCACTGA